One window of the Streptomyces sp. WZ-12 genome contains the following:
- a CDS encoding transglycosylase domain-containing protein, translated as MGRAEEHCRGRGAHRRRGKARRKGIRRFFTWKKLLGTFFGLCLLTMGACYAVYVTVPIPEANAMAQRQNNVYKFSDGKVLARLGQVNRDIVGLEKISKPVQEVFVAAENMSFYDDDGVDLKGTVRGLWNTVSGKGKQGGSTITQQYVKNYYLNQDQTVTRKLKELVISLKVDQRYSKSEILAGYINTSYYGRGAYGIQAAAQAYYDVDSSRLTVEQGAYLASLLQAPSQYDWAVASDTGKKLVTERWNYALDNAVKMGSLDPGRRAAMKFPTPGAPRPRPGTEGQTGYLVQAADAEIRRQGVSEQELHKGSWTITLNIDRKTQKLLENAVKAELTSKLDPRKRADQDIQVGAVSVDPHTGAVVALYGGQDFTEHQLSNATTTTYQPGSTFKPVVFASALENEAKTHDGRSVNARTVYNGNSEVPVKGEEGRGYAPPNLDDIDHGPVSVQEAMNQSVNSVFAQMGVDVGLDRVRDDADELGITGIRQQKAHPAMSLGSYGASPLQMAGVYATLANHGKKVTPTVVKKAEHPTRTYEPKQGTGDHVISRETADSVTSVLKGVVDDGSARKSVAEAKNRQGRQVAGKTGTSDDNKSAWYVGYTPNLATAVGLWGEAAEPRQVTEDGKERVVPKGGQVSIAGAAGNPRQVAGGGTPARIWSAYTFEAVKGDHTTFDLETGSNSDEAPAPTHTPDTMPTTAPTTAPTTAPPTYSPLPTTPPADVPSPRPTMPADTPEQPPTHRPTPRPTGPTHNPSVKPTPTEPDEAG; from the coding sequence ATGGGGCGAGCGGAAGAACACTGCCGAGGGCGTGGAGCGCATCGGAGAAGAGGGAAGGCGAGAAGGAAAGGGATACGCCGGTTCTTCACCTGGAAGAAGCTTCTCGGCACGTTCTTCGGTCTCTGCCTTCTTACGATGGGCGCCTGCTATGCCGTCTACGTGACGGTGCCGATCCCCGAGGCGAACGCCATGGCTCAACGCCAGAACAATGTGTACAAGTTCTCCGACGGAAAGGTTCTGGCCCGTCTCGGACAGGTCAACCGGGACATCGTCGGTCTGGAGAAGATATCCAAGCCTGTCCAGGAGGTCTTCGTCGCCGCCGAGAACATGTCCTTCTACGACGACGACGGCGTGGACCTCAAGGGAACCGTCCGCGGCCTGTGGAACACGGTCTCCGGCAAGGGCAAGCAGGGCGGGTCGACCATCACCCAGCAGTACGTCAAGAACTACTACCTGAACCAGGACCAGACGGTCACCCGCAAGCTCAAGGAACTGGTGATCTCCCTCAAGGTCGATCAGCGGTACAGCAAGAGCGAGATCCTCGCCGGATACATCAACACCAGCTACTACGGGCGTGGGGCCTACGGTATCCAAGCCGCGGCGCAGGCGTACTACGACGTCGATTCCTCCAGGCTCACCGTCGAACAGGGCGCATATCTCGCGTCGTTGCTCCAGGCCCCCAGCCAGTACGACTGGGCAGTCGCCTCGGACACTGGGAAGAAGCTGGTCACCGAACGTTGGAACTATGCGCTCGACAATGCGGTGAAGATGGGATCCCTGGACCCCGGCCGGCGCGCGGCGATGAAGTTCCCGACCCCCGGCGCTCCCAGGCCCAGGCCCGGCACGGAGGGGCAGACTGGCTATCTGGTGCAGGCCGCCGATGCCGAAATACGCAGACAGGGCGTGAGCGAACAGGAGCTGCACAAGGGCAGTTGGACGATTACCCTTAACATCGATCGGAAGACCCAGAAGCTTCTCGAGAACGCCGTGAAGGCGGAGCTGACCAGCAAGCTCGACCCCAGGAAGAGAGCCGACCAGGACATACAGGTCGGCGCCGTCTCGGTGGACCCCCATACCGGTGCGGTCGTCGCGCTCTACGGCGGCCAGGACTTCACCGAGCACCAGTTGAGCAATGCGACCACCACCACCTATCAGCCCGGATCCACCTTTAAACCGGTCGTCTTCGCCTCCGCGCTGGAGAACGAGGCGAAAACACACGACGGCAGATCGGTCAATGCCCGGACCGTCTACAACGGCAACAGCGAGGTCCCGGTGAAGGGTGAGGAGGGCCGCGGATACGCCCCACCCAACCTCGACGACATCGACCACGGGCCCGTCTCCGTCCAGGAGGCCATGAACCAGTCGGTCAACAGCGTCTTCGCGCAGATGGGCGTGGACGTGGGGCTCGACCGGGTCCGGGACGACGCCGACGAACTCGGCATCACCGGCATCAGACAGCAGAAGGCGCACCCGGCCATGTCTCTCGGCTCCTACGGCGCCAGTCCTCTGCAGATGGCAGGTGTCTACGCCACCTTGGCCAACCACGGCAAGAAGGTCACTCCGACCGTCGTCAAGAAGGCCGAGCACCCGACACGGACCTACGAGCCGAAGCAGGGGACCGGTGACCACGTGATCAGCCGGGAGACGGCGGACAGCGTAACCTCGGTGCTTAAGGGCGTGGTCGACGACGGCTCGGCCCGGAAGTCGGTGGCCGAGGCCAAGAACCGGCAGGGCCGGCAGGTGGCGGGCAAGACCGGTACCTCTGACGACAACAAGTCGGCCTGGTACGTCGGTTACACTCCGAACCTGGCCACCGCGGTCGGCCTGTGGGGCGAGGCCGCCGAACCACGCCAGGTCACGGAGGACGGCAAGGAGCGCGTCGTCCCCAAGGGGGGCCAGGTCTCGATCGCCGGCGCGGCCGGCAACCCCCGCCAGGTTGCCGGCGGCGGCACCCCGGCCAGGATCTGGTCGGCATACACCTTCGAGGCGGTCAAGGGCGACCACACCACGTTCGATCTGGAGACCGGCAGCAACTCCGACGAGGCACCGGCCCCGACACACACACCCGACACCATGCCCACGACGGCACCCACGACGGCACCCACGACGGCGCCGCCGACGTACAGCCCGCTGCCCACGACGCCGCCGGCAGACGTACCATCCCCGCGGCCCACCATGCCGGCAGACACCCCCGAACAACCCCCGACGCACCGCCCGACACCCAGACCGACCGGACCCACCCACAACCCATCGGTGAAACCCACACCGACAGAGCCGGACGAAGCCGGCTAA
- a CDS encoding S1 family peptidase, which produces MNIRRLKTRVSGALMRRRRSAVARHLTAAACTGFALVSAAEPAHAINRGEETQQAEEWMVSLQGAQGQGHHCGGVLISEQWVLTAAHCVIDPETNKGKPERLRIGSLHASRGGTTANVAAEDVHLHPTAEFDPSIPAFRGVDLALLKLDRPVSNTSVNLAGSTPAIDAPVRLLGWGYTEEGERPKRLREVTLPLAKADDRFLDFIDSQGRGANGGDSGGPAVISSREGWKLAGITNSAGGPQDAWHSRYTDTSQFLDWINTTTRHTPPRT; this is translated from the coding sequence GTGAACATACGCCGCCTTAAGACCCGTGTATCCGGGGCACTCATGCGCAGGAGGCGCAGCGCCGTCGCCCGGCACCTGACCGCAGCTGCGTGTACCGGATTTGCACTGGTGTCGGCAGCGGAGCCGGCACATGCGATCAACAGGGGGGAAGAGACGCAGCAGGCCGAAGAGTGGATGGTATCGCTGCAAGGGGCACAAGGGCAGGGCCACCACTGCGGCGGTGTACTCATCTCCGAGCAGTGGGTGCTGACAGCAGCACACTGCGTCATCGACCCGGAGACGAACAAGGGCAAGCCGGAGCGGCTCAGGATCGGCAGCCTCCATGCCTCCCGTGGAGGGACGACGGCCAACGTGGCCGCCGAGGACGTCCACCTCCATCCCACCGCGGAGTTCGACCCGTCGATTCCCGCATTCAGGGGGGTCGATCTCGCGCTCCTCAAGCTGGACCGGCCGGTGTCCAACACGTCCGTCAATCTTGCCGGCAGCACGCCCGCGATCGATGCCCCAGTGCGGCTTCTCGGCTGGGGGTACACAGAAGAAGGTGAACGGCCCAAGCGCCTGAGGGAGGTCACGCTGCCCCTGGCGAAGGCGGACGACCGTTTCCTCGACTTCATCGACTCACAGGGCCGGGGTGCCAATGGCGGGGACTCCGGAGGCCCCGCGGTCATCAGTAGCAGGGAAGGCTGGAAGTTGGCCGGGATCACCAACAGCGCCGGGGGACCACAGGACGCCTGGCACAGCCGTTACACAGATACCAGCCAGTTCCTCGACTGGATCAACACAACCACAAGACACACTCCGCCACGAACTTGA